From Synoicihabitans lomoniglobus, the proteins below share one genomic window:
- a CDS encoding NADH-ubiquinone oxidoreductase-F iron-sulfur binding region domain-containing protein — protein MSTTFTPEVLNRYTATQPTFGEPYLRVGLDTGGIAAGARLVYQYFDDESEKLDRMPPVSRVGSNGLSWADPIVEVNVANMPPTLYGAVDVDVAKRILDEHILGGRLVDDHMLTYPDTAQARAALLKPNDLRFILVKDTSCEDNDRTEFFQFTLQEELKRRKLAERVQVVRALDVGVYDEGVVVRVFPAGITYSNVLTDQVAQIVERSVEHDDVIENLRYDAPVLQERVVMRNCGIIDPEDLDDYVSHGGYQGLNRALAGSPQACIAEIKESGLRGRGGAGFPTWLKWDLTRKVAADVKYVICNADEGDPGAFMDRSVLEGDPHAVLEGLMLAAYSIGASMGYFYIRAEYPMAIERIQKAIVAARQAGLLGKDILGRGFSFDAKVRLGAGAFVCGEETALIASIEGKRGSPSPRPPYPSVSGLWGKPTSINNVETLAAASAVLAKGGAWYAGIGTKESTGTKVFAVTGKIRNAQLVEVPMGTKLRDIVFKICGGMHDRNDIKAIQTGGPSGGVIPEKLLDTGVSYEALKALGSIMGSGGMLVMDQTDCMVDVAKFYLKFCVDESCGKCAPCRVGGYQLLQLLEKIARGSGKPADVAMLRRICVAMQKASLCGLGQTAPNPVLSTLKYFENEYNAYIEGGHPYARKMKKARAAGPITATVAATA, from the coding sequence ATGAGCACGACGTTTACCCCCGAGGTGTTGAATCGTTACACCGCGACCCAACCCACTTTCGGGGAACCTTATCTGCGAGTCGGCCTCGACACCGGTGGCATCGCCGCCGGCGCCAGACTCGTGTATCAGTATTTCGATGACGAATCCGAAAAACTGGACCGGATGCCGCCCGTGAGTCGCGTGGGCTCGAACGGACTTTCCTGGGCCGACCCGATCGTCGAAGTGAATGTCGCGAACATGCCTCCGACGCTTTACGGTGCGGTCGATGTGGACGTGGCAAAGCGCATCCTCGATGAGCACATCCTCGGAGGGCGATTGGTCGATGATCATATGCTGACCTATCCCGACACCGCGCAAGCGCGCGCGGCGTTGCTCAAGCCGAACGACCTGCGCTTTATTTTGGTGAAGGACACCAGCTGCGAGGACAACGACCGGACCGAATTCTTCCAATTCACGCTGCAGGAGGAACTGAAACGACGGAAGCTGGCGGAACGCGTGCAGGTCGTCCGGGCCCTTGACGTGGGAGTCTACGATGAGGGCGTCGTGGTGCGTGTGTTTCCTGCCGGGATCACCTACAGCAACGTTTTGACCGACCAGGTCGCGCAAATCGTCGAACGATCGGTGGAGCACGACGATGTGATCGAAAACCTGCGCTACGACGCGCCGGTGCTGCAGGAGCGCGTGGTGATGCGCAATTGCGGCATCATCGATCCCGAAGATCTCGATGACTACGTAAGTCACGGCGGTTATCAGGGCCTGAACCGCGCGCTGGCGGGTTCGCCTCAGGCGTGCATTGCCGAGATCAAGGAGAGCGGGCTGCGTGGCCGGGGTGGCGCCGGATTCCCGACTTGGTTGAAGTGGGATCTCACGCGCAAAGTGGCGGCAGACGTGAAATACGTGATCTGCAACGCCGACGAGGGAGACCCCGGTGCGTTCATGGATCGCAGTGTGCTCGAAGGGGACCCTCACGCGGTGCTCGAAGGCTTGATGTTGGCGGCCTACTCAATCGGCGCATCGATGGGCTACTTCTACATTCGCGCGGAGTATCCCATGGCGATCGAACGCATTCAAAAGGCGATCGTCGCGGCTCGGCAGGCGGGACTGTTGGGTAAGGATATTCTCGGCCGTGGTTTCAGTTTCGATGCCAAGGTGCGCTTGGGCGCGGGAGCATTTGTCTGCGGTGAAGAGACCGCGTTGATCGCGTCGATCGAAGGCAAGCGCGGCAGTCCGAGCCCGCGTCCGCCTTACCCTTCGGTGAGCGGACTGTGGGGTAAACCCACCTCGATCAACAACGTGGAAACGCTCGCCGCGGCCTCGGCTGTGTTGGCGAAAGGCGGGGCCTGGTATGCTGGCATCGGCACGAAGGAATCGACCGGCACGAAGGTCTTTGCCGTCACCGGCAAGATCCGCAACGCCCAGCTGGTGGAGGTGCCGATGGGCACGAAGCTGCGCGATATCGTGTTCAAAATCTGCGGCGGCATGCACGATCGCAACGACATCAAAGCCATCCAGACCGGCGGGCCTTCGGGTGGGGTAATTCCCGAAAAACTGCTCGATACCGGCGTGAGTTACGAGGCGCTCAAGGCGCTCGGATCCATCATGGGCTCGGGGGGCATGTTGGTGATGGATCAAACCGATTGCATGGTCGATGTGGCCAAATTCTACCTCAAGTTCTGCGTCGACGAATCGTGTGGCAAATGCGCGCCCTGCCGCGTGGGCGGCTATCAATTGTTGCAGCTGCTGGAGAAAATTGCCCGGGGCAGTGGCAAACCCGCCGACGTCGCCATGTTGCGCCGTATCTGTGTCGCCATGCAGAAGGCCTCCCTCTGCGGACTCGGCCAGACTGCACCCAACCCGGTGCTGTCCACGCTCAAGTATTTTGAAAATGAATACAATGCCTACATCGAAGGCGGTCATCCCTACGCTCGCAAAATGAAAAAAGCGCGGGCCGCCGGTCCGATCACCGCGACCGTCGCCGCCACCGCCTGA
- a CDS encoding TM1266 family iron-only hydrogenase system putative regulator, which yields MNSRLGFVGIVVQDRSLASERINAILHDHGDGILGRMGLPRARGTHSVITLIVDMSTDELGALTGRLGQVEGVQVKSGLAG from the coding sequence ATGAACTCACGTTTAGGCTTTGTTGGAATCGTCGTCCAGGACCGCTCGCTAGCGTCCGAGCGCATCAATGCGATTCTACACGATCACGGGGACGGCATCCTCGGTCGCATGGGTCTCCCGCGGGCCCGCGGCACTCACAGCGTCATCACCCTCATCGTCGATATGTCCACCGATGAGCTCGGCGCACTCACGGGTCGCCTCGGCCAGGTCGAGGGTGTGCAGGTCAAATCCGGTTTGGCCGGCTAG
- a CDS encoding DMT family transporter: MFAALLTALCFALVGVCANRSARLLGSLRANVWRLLVAVMLLGFWALVYGRGWHGPASEWFFLSGLLGFGIGGVAMFHSLPRLGTPLSLLVVECSTAVFALVIEWGWLGTTVLASQLGFMALVLVGVVVGLAPGFPSDIGEKRKISGLGWALVSGFGQALGMVVSRHAWALTKSADFELDPGTAAWQRLIGGLTVGALVYALVKLWPTLLPRSEMPEVEKARDRGLGTWGPDWPWLWVLLNATFGPVLGITARQWALSLAPAGLVQTVVSTAPLMATPLARLMEGRWPRRRFFVGAALAIVGLAGLFIG, translated from the coding sequence ATGTTCGCCGCGCTGCTCACCGCCCTCTGTTTTGCCCTGGTCGGCGTGTGTGCCAACCGGTCCGCCCGACTGCTGGGCAGCCTGCGGGCCAACGTCTGGCGTCTGTTGGTGGCCGTGATGTTGCTCGGGTTCTGGGCGTTGGTTTACGGACGCGGTTGGCACGGACCGGCGAGCGAGTGGTTTTTCCTGAGCGGTCTGCTCGGATTCGGCATCGGTGGCGTGGCCATGTTTCACAGTCTGCCGCGACTGGGCACGCCGTTGAGTTTGTTGGTGGTGGAGTGCAGCACGGCGGTGTTTGCGCTGGTGATCGAGTGGGGATGGCTGGGCACGACCGTGCTCGCGAGCCAGCTCGGGTTCATGGCATTGGTCCTTGTGGGCGTGGTAGTCGGGCTGGCTCCGGGGTTTCCGTCGGACATCGGTGAAAAACGAAAAATCAGCGGACTGGGGTGGGCATTGGTGAGTGGCTTCGGTCAGGCGCTGGGCATGGTGGTGAGCCGCCACGCGTGGGCCTTGACCAAGTCCGCCGACTTCGAACTCGATCCCGGCACGGCGGCTTGGCAACGCCTGATCGGCGGGCTGACCGTCGGCGCGCTGGTTTACGCGTTGGTCAAGCTTTGGCCGACGTTACTGCCGCGCAGCGAAATGCCGGAAGTGGAAAAGGCGCGCGACCGCGGTCTTGGCACTTGGGGACCCGACTGGCCGTGGCTCTGGGTGTTGCTCAATGCCACGTTTGGCCCGGTGCTCGGCATCACGGCCCGCCAATGGGCGCTCAGTCTCGCGCCGGCCGGTCTCGTTCAAACGGTGGTATCGACCGCGCCGCTCATGGCCACGCCCTTGGCTCGATTGATGGAAGGGCGCTGGCCCCGCCGGCGTTTTTTCGTCGGAGCTGCCCTGGCGATCGTCGGCCTGGCCGGCCTGTTTATCGGATAA
- a CDS encoding L-threonylcarbamoyladenylate synthase, with protein sequence MSPALVTRLYQGTPHNLRMLGARLRRGELVAAPTETVYGLAGDAMNVAACEAIFAAKERPANDPLIVHVRQRAEAKKLTRWNDAAEAVARAFWPGPLTMVLPKREHVPDIVTSGRPSVAIRMPQHPLFRKLLAAADRPLAAPSANPFGYISPTTAQHVKASLGGRIRSILDGGPCAIGIESTIVDLRDPAHPTVLRPGAITADQLSRVLGVTVRAPKVNTVSHSQAADAPGMLERHYSPSTPLTLHDTLPGYTGTREARVYFHRADLSGSNEYSLSTDGSGESAARRMFAMLRELDAGDWSHIHLERVPREDPWAPSVNDRLRRAAARSS encoded by the coding sequence ATGTCCCCCGCTCTCGTCACGCGTCTCTATCAAGGCACTCCGCACAATCTGCGGATGCTCGGCGCGCGTCTGCGGCGCGGGGAACTCGTGGCCGCCCCGACCGAAACCGTCTACGGTCTCGCGGGTGATGCCATGAATGTCGCGGCCTGCGAGGCGATCTTTGCCGCCAAGGAACGGCCGGCCAACGACCCGTTGATCGTGCATGTGCGGCAGCGCGCCGAAGCCAAAAAACTGACCCGTTGGAACGACGCCGCCGAAGCAGTCGCCCGCGCTTTCTGGCCAGGGCCGCTGACCATGGTGCTGCCCAAACGGGAGCACGTGCCCGATATCGTCACCAGCGGTCGCCCCAGTGTGGCCATCCGCATGCCGCAGCATCCCCTGTTTCGAAAGCTTCTGGCCGCGGCCGACCGTCCTCTCGCCGCCCCCAGCGCCAATCCATTTGGCTACATCAGCCCCACCACCGCGCAACATGTGAAAGCCAGTCTGGGCGGTCGCATCCGTTCCATTCTCGATGGAGGTCCGTGCGCCATCGGCATCGAATCAACCATCGTCGATCTACGCGATCCCGCCCACCCAACGGTTTTGCGACCCGGTGCCATCACCGCCGATCAACTTTCCAGAGTGCTCGGCGTCACGGTCCGCGCTCCCAAGGTCAACACCGTGAGTCATTCCCAGGCGGCCGACGCCCCCGGCATGCTGGAGCGGCATTACAGTCCGTCCACGCCCCTCACGTTGCACGACACGTTGCCCGGTTACACCGGGACACGCGAGGCCCGCGTCTATTTTCATCGTGCTGACCTGTCAGGATCGAATGAATACAGTCTTTCCACCGATGGCTCCGGAGAATCAGCGGCCCGACGCATGTTCGCGATGTTGCGCGAGTTGGATGCCGGCGATTGGTCGCACATTCACCTGGAACGCGTTCCGCGCGAAGACCCCTGGGCACCGTCCGTAAACGACCGACTCCGCCGCGCCGCCGCACGATCGTCCTGA
- a CDS encoding complex I 24 kDa subunit family protein — protein MEHTTKELVNRLSAVGGTESELSQLLDSIEQQHGFIPRDVSDELAKVLALRLERLHRLQRKIESNVQKDVQACIDRWGDEEGNLIMILHEIQNQHGYVPREIAMELSRALHVELARIYEVITFYHYFKLTPPGKHNVTVCMGTACYLKGAPGILTELEKQLGVPEGGTTADRQFHLETVRCIGCCGLSPTMVMDGKTYGKLKPGDVGEIITDAAHELEEAKV, from the coding sequence ATGGAACACACGACGAAGGAATTGGTGAACCGGCTCTCTGCGGTAGGCGGCACTGAGTCCGAACTCTCGCAACTGCTGGACAGTATCGAGCAGCAGCACGGTTTCATCCCGCGTGATGTCTCCGACGAACTGGCCAAGGTGCTGGCCCTCCGGCTGGAGCGACTCCATCGCCTGCAACGCAAGATCGAGAGCAACGTCCAAAAAGATGTGCAGGCTTGTATCGACCGGTGGGGGGACGAGGAAGGCAACCTCATCATGATTCTCCACGAAATCCAGAACCAGCATGGATACGTGCCGCGCGAGATCGCCATGGAGCTGAGCCGGGCCCTGCACGTGGAATTGGCGCGCATTTACGAGGTCATCACCTTCTACCACTACTTTAAACTCACTCCGCCGGGTAAGCACAATGTCACCGTTTGCATGGGCACGGCGTGTTACCTGAAGGGCGCGCCCGGCATTCTCACGGAGCTCGAAAAACAATTGGGCGTGCCCGAAGGCGGCACCACGGCCGACCGCCAGTTTCATCTCGAAACCGTGCGCTGTATCGGCTGCTGCGGGCTCAGCCCGACCATGGTCATGGATGGCAAAACCTACGGGAAACTCAAACCGGGCGACGTCGGGGAAATCATCACCGATGCCGCGCACGAACTCGAGGAGGCCAAAGTATGA
- a CDS encoding NADH-dependent [FeFe] hydrogenase, group A6, translating to MIQTKTVKATIDGQPVEVPYGTSILDAARQAFIKIPTLCKHQDLPATAACGLCIVKLQGSGKLPRACATPLEDGMEIVTQDHELTEIRRSVIELILSNHPNECLSCGRNGNCELQSLAADFGIRQDVIKRTVRDLPCDNSNGSIVLDFRKCIKCGRCVTVCQEVQNVWALSFLERGINTRMAPAGDITLAESPCIKCGQCAAHCPTGAIVERDDVSIVWDALADPDKYCTVQIAPSVRVALGEEFGYPPGTNLTKKIYAFMRRLGFKAVFDTNFSADLTIVEEASEFVERFVHGKGELPLITSCCPSWTDFMEKKHYDFIDNFSTAKSPQQMLGVMAKTYFAKKNKIDPAKVYQVSIMPCTAKKYELERTDEMMASGFHDVDVVLTTRELARLIKQSGIDFKALPDEDADSILGEYSGAGTIFGATGGVMEAALRTAYFYVTGENLTGKAIDFESVRGLQGVKEGTIDIKGTKVRVAVAHGLGNVEAVLNKVRAAREKGEELPYHFIEVMACPGGCIGGGGQPYGVSDEVRRQRIAGLYADDRDCAVRFSHENPEIKRIYAEFLEKPLSHRAHELLHTNYTPRPLYKN from the coding sequence ATGATCCAAACCAAAACGGTCAAAGCCACCATCGATGGCCAACCGGTCGAGGTTCCCTACGGCACCAGTATTCTGGATGCCGCGCGGCAGGCATTCATCAAGATTCCGACCTTGTGCAAACATCAGGATCTTCCCGCCACCGCCGCTTGCGGCCTGTGCATCGTGAAGCTCCAAGGCAGCGGCAAGCTTCCGCGAGCCTGCGCAACCCCGCTCGAAGACGGCATGGAGATCGTGACCCAGGATCACGAACTCACGGAGATCCGACGTTCCGTCATTGAGCTCATTCTTTCCAATCACCCCAACGAGTGCCTTTCCTGCGGCCGCAATGGCAATTGTGAGCTGCAATCACTGGCGGCCGATTTCGGCATTCGTCAGGATGTGATCAAGCGCACCGTGCGCGATCTGCCGTGCGACAATTCCAATGGCTCGATCGTGCTCGATTTCCGCAAATGCATCAAATGCGGTCGGTGCGTCACGGTTTGCCAGGAGGTGCAAAACGTCTGGGCGCTGTCGTTCCTCGAGCGCGGCATCAATACGCGCATGGCCCCCGCCGGTGACATCACGTTGGCCGAGTCACCCTGCATCAAGTGTGGTCAGTGCGCCGCACATTGTCCGACCGGTGCCATCGTCGAGCGCGACGATGTATCGATCGTCTGGGACGCCCTGGCCGATCCCGATAAATACTGCACCGTGCAGATCGCACCCAGTGTGCGCGTGGCGTTGGGCGAAGAGTTCGGTTATCCGCCCGGCACCAACCTGACCAAGAAGATTTACGCCTTCATGCGCCGTCTCGGTTTCAAAGCGGTGTTCGATACCAATTTTTCCGCCGATCTCACCATCGTCGAGGAAGCGAGCGAGTTCGTGGAACGCTTCGTTCACGGCAAGGGAGAGCTCCCGCTCATCACGTCCTGCTGTCCATCATGGACGGACTTCATGGAGAAAAAGCATTACGATTTCATCGACAATTTTTCCACCGCCAAGTCCCCGCAACAGATGCTCGGCGTCATGGCCAAGACCTACTTCGCCAAGAAAAACAAGATCGATCCCGCCAAGGTTTATCAGGTCTCGATCATGCCTTGCACAGCGAAGAAATACGAACTCGAGCGCACCGACGAGATGATGGCCTCCGGCTTCCACGATGTGGATGTCGTGCTCACCACGCGCGAACTGGCGCGTCTCATCAAGCAGAGCGGCATCGACTTCAAAGCGCTTCCCGATGAAGACGCCGACAGCATTCTGGGCGAATACTCCGGAGCCGGCACGATCTTCGGCGCGACCGGCGGCGTCATGGAAGCGGCCCTTCGCACAGCCTATTTCTACGTCACCGGTGAAAACCTTACCGGCAAGGCGATCGATTTCGAAAGCGTGCGCGGACTTCAAGGCGTGAAAGAGGGCACCATCGATATCAAGGGCACGAAGGTGCGAGTCGCCGTGGCGCACGGATTGGGCAACGTTGAGGCGGTGTTGAACAAGGTCCGGGCGGCGCGCGAAAAGGGCGAAGAACTGCCTTATCACTTCATCGAGGTCATGGCCTGTCCGGGTGGTTGCATCGGCGGTGGCGGCCAACCCTACGGCGTCAGCGACGAGGTGCGCCGGCAGCGCATTGCCGGTCTCTATGCCGACGACCGCGATTGCGCGGTCCGGTTCTCGCACGAGAATCCCGAGATCAAGCGCATCTACGCTGAGTTCCTCGAAAAGCCTCTCAGTCACCGGGCGCACGAGTTGTTGCACACCAACTACACGCCGCGCCCGCTTTATAAAAACTAG
- a CDS encoding TonB-dependent receptor, producing the protein MTPLTPTSSRHWLATAWAGGCLLLGQLPAQTVPVSELSESADSEVNLLPVFPVWGASHAQPQVAFPSQFAPRIEAEQLADAITALPNVAAQRRGSQAIEPNIRGQAFDRVSTSLNGLPLLNGSPTRTVSPLAQLGLVNATSITVHKDLPSLALGPPNLGGLIALSLDPWPNNEYATAIASHGHLRASYDATHAGSAVEAAVQGAGERMDYRVGLFRNEFGNYESAQGRDVAADLREWGASLHLGVMSAPRQRTTLGVVYRRLIDSENISLPLDNKDTPSIFLTLAHVIKPETGRFESIRLRGGYGVTTPFLTNEDHPPPPPFLIVNHGRAETASAGLAFDLASADATRFTFGGDYAYQRRNATRRVSSNPLDHIWPNATVDDFGVFAESSTDISPENSLRLGVRLDAVRSDALSAEEWALGRTVREQFITYNGPAAGDVSRQVFLPSANAVLAHDPAGPLSAYAGIGLATRAPDIGQRYRALLPALGGGLEIGNPDLDPETQWSLSTGVRWGTETVQATVDLFANHVDDYISRQSVGSLGPNTVFGYRPINAQFWGGEVGAIWRPSPIVEFPLSFGLTQARNADTHADLAEVPPWELTGGLRLSPIIANRECRLSLNFRHVAPRTNPDPVNAPIYADTASFTLWHLQAEMAVTEQLHLQFGVKNLFNQDHYEYLTPPVGGPVPAGRPGSGDLHAGERIPGPGRTLYASAEWKF; encoded by the coding sequence ATGACACCTTTAACGCCAACCTCATCACGCCACTGGCTAGCCACGGCATGGGCGGGCGGATGCCTGCTCCTGGGTCAGCTCCCGGCGCAAACCGTTCCGGTCAGCGAACTCTCCGAGTCGGCCGATTCGGAGGTTAATCTTCTGCCGGTGTTCCCCGTATGGGGCGCGTCTCACGCTCAACCCCAAGTAGCATTTCCGTCCCAATTTGCACCCCGCATCGAGGCGGAGCAGTTGGCCGATGCGATCACCGCCTTGCCGAACGTAGCTGCCCAACGTCGTGGGTCCCAAGCCATCGAGCCCAACATTCGCGGTCAGGCATTCGATCGGGTCAGCACCAGTCTCAATGGATTGCCCCTGCTCAACGGCTCGCCCACGCGCACGGTCTCACCGCTGGCCCAGCTCGGCCTCGTCAATGCCACCAGCATCACCGTGCACAAGGACCTGCCGTCGCTGGCTCTCGGTCCGCCTAATCTCGGCGGACTCATTGCGCTGTCGCTCGATCCGTGGCCAAATAATGAATACGCCACCGCCATTGCTTCGCATGGCCACCTCCGCGCTTCTTACGACGCGACCCATGCCGGTTCCGCCGTCGAAGCCGCGGTGCAGGGGGCGGGCGAACGGATGGATTATCGCGTCGGCCTGTTCCGTAACGAATTTGGCAACTATGAATCGGCACAAGGGAGGGACGTCGCCGCCGATCTGCGGGAGTGGGGCGCTTCCCTTCACCTCGGGGTCATGTCCGCGCCCCGCCAACGCACGACACTGGGCGTGGTTTATCGGCGTTTGATCGACAGTGAAAACATCTCCCTTCCACTCGATAACAAAGACACCCCGAGCATTTTCCTCACGCTGGCGCACGTTATCAAACCCGAGACCGGCCGGTTCGAATCGATTCGGCTCCGCGGTGGCTATGGCGTGACCACACCTTTTCTGACCAACGAGGACCACCCGCCGCCTCCACCGTTTCTCATCGTCAATCACGGCCGGGCCGAAACCGCTTCTGCGGGTCTGGCCTTCGATCTCGCGTCCGCCGACGCCACCCGTTTCACCTTCGGCGGTGACTACGCTTACCAACGGCGCAACGCCACCCGCCGCGTCAGCAGCAATCCGCTCGATCACATTTGGCCCAATGCCACCGTCGACGACTTCGGGGTCTTCGCGGAATCCTCCACCGACATCAGTCCGGAAAACTCCCTGCGGCTGGGCGTGCGGCTCGATGCGGTGCGCAGTGATGCGTTGTCCGCCGAGGAGTGGGCCCTCGGGCGCACCGTGCGCGAGCAATTCATCACCTACAACGGACCTGCGGCCGGCGATGTCTCTCGCCAGGTGTTTTTGCCCTCGGCCAATGCCGTCTTGGCGCACGATCCCGCTGGTCCGCTTTCCGCTTATGCTGGGATCGGACTCGCCACTCGTGCGCCCGACATCGGCCAACGTTACCGCGCGCTGCTGCCCGCGCTGGGCGGCGGACTGGAGATTGGCAATCCCGACCTCGATCCGGAAACGCAATGGAGCCTGTCCACCGGTGTCCGGTGGGGAACCGAGACCGTGCAAGCGACGGTCGATCTCTTTGCCAACCACGTCGACGACTACATCAGCCGCCAATCCGTCGGCTCGCTGGGGCCCAACACGGTCTTTGGCTACCGACCGATCAACGCCCAGTTCTGGGGCGGCGAAGTGGGCGCGATCTGGCGACCCTCGCCGATCGTGGAGTTTCCGCTGTCGTTTGGTCTCACCCAAGCTCGCAATGCGGATACTCATGCCGACTTGGCTGAGGTGCCGCCTTGGGAACTCACCGGCGGTCTGCGCTTGAGTCCGATCATCGCCAATCGCGAATGCCGTTTGAGCCTTAATTTTCGTCACGTTGCCCCACGCACCAACCCCGATCCCGTCAACGCGCCGATCTACGCGGATACGGCGAGTTTCACGCTCTGGCACCTGCAAGCCGAGATGGCAGTGACCGAGCAGCTTCACCTACAATTTGGCGTAAAAAACCTCTTCAATCAAGACCACTACGAATACCTCACGCCTCCGGTCGGCGGTCCGGTCCCCGCGGGGCGTCCCGGCAGTGGTGACCTGCACGCTGG